The Kribbella jejuensis genome segment CGACGGGAACCCGGACAACGCGCTGATGGCCGAGCGGATCGGCGCCGGCTCACGGCTGGTCGAGATCGAGCCGCAGCTGGTCGTGGTCGCCGTACCGCCTGATCACGTCGGCGCGGTCGTCGCCGAACAGCTCGAGCAGACGGATGCGGTCGTCACCGACGCGGCCAGCGTGAAGTCGAAGCCGCTCGCGGACGCGCGCAGCCTGGTGCCGGACGTCAGCCGGTACGTCGGCAGTCACCCGATGGCCGGCTCCGAACGGAACGGGCCGCTGGCCGCGCGCGCCGACCTGTTCGACGGCGCGACCTGGGCGATCACCCCGCACGCGACCAGCGATCCGGACGCCGTCGACCTGGTACGGCGACTCGCGGAGGCCTGTGGCGCCCGGACCGTCGAGCTGTCGGTGGAGGACCATGACTTGGGCGTCGCGCGGGTCTCCCATCTCCCGCACCTGATGTCGGCGCTCGCCGCGGGCACGCTGGCCGACGCGCCGGCCTCCCACCTGGAGCTGTCCGGGCAGGGTGTCCGCGACGTCACCCGGATCGCGGCCGGTGATCCACGGCTCTGGACTCAGATCGTGTCCGCGAACTCGACCGCGCTGACCGGCCTG includes the following:
- a CDS encoding prephenate dehydrogenase; translation: MTELRGPVRIVGTGLIGTSIGLALARLGVVVELVDGNPDNALMAERIGAGSRLVEIEPQLVVVAVPPDHVGAVVAEQLEQTDAVVTDAASVKSKPLADARSLVPDVSRYVGSHPMAGSERNGPLAARADLFDGATWAITPHATSDPDAVDLVRRLAEACGARTVELSVEDHDLGVARVSHLPHLMSALAAGTLADAPASHLELSGQGVRDVTRIAAGDPRLWTQIVSANSTALTGLLEQIRGELDRLLVALGKEEANDELTAILGQGVSGAVRVPGKHGTPHIDLVTVLVTIPDRPGQLAKLFADAAESGANVEDLRIDHSPGRPVGEVELAVKPGSVDQLVDVLTDRGWVVHT